Proteins encoded together in one Candidatus Margulisiibacteriota bacterium window:
- the tmk gene encoding dTMP kinase produces the protein MFITFEGPEGCGKSTHSRLLKTYLEEKGMSVVQTREPGGTPLGVKLRALLLEKSGPIDQLAEACLFFADRAEHVNSVIRPAINSGNFVICDRYLDSTLAYQIGGRGLPEDLIRFMNMEASYGIRPDLTILLDIPPSVGLERAKSKGGADRFEREGMEFHDRVRAKYLELAAADQSRIKLFPFENLPIETVQAKIRSIIDEKLGN, from the coding sequence ATGTTCATTACTTTTGAAGGACCGGAAGGGTGCGGCAAATCGACCCATTCCCGGTTATTAAAAACATATCTTGAAGAAAAGGGGATGAGTGTTGTTCAGACCAGGGAACCGGGAGGAACGCCTCTGGGCGTTAAGCTCCGGGCGCTCCTCCTGGAAAAAAGCGGACCGATCGATCAATTGGCGGAAGCCTGCCTGTTTTTTGCCGATCGCGCCGAACACGTCAATAGCGTGATCAGGCCGGCTATTAACTCCGGCAATTTCGTGATCTGTGACCGCTACCTTGACTCAACTCTGGCCTATCAGATCGGAGGACGCGGGCTGCCGGAAGACCTGATCCGCTTTATGAACATGGAAGCAAGCTATGGGATCAGGCCGGATCTGACCATTCTTCTTGATATTCCCCCGTCAGTCGGATTGGAGAGGGCCAAAAGTAAAGGAGGAGCAGATCGTTTTGAGCGCGAAGGAATGGAGTTCCACGATCGGGTCCGGGCCAAATATCTGGAACTGGCCGCGGCCGACCAGTCCAGGATCAAACTTTTTCCCTTTGAAAACCTGCCGATCGAAACAGTCCAGGCCAAAATAAGGAGCATTATTGATGAAAAGCTCGGAAATTAG